The window GGCCCTGCGCATTCTGCAGAAAGTCGGCCGCGAAATTGGGGTGCCCACCGTTACCGACATCCACGAATCCGACGAGGCGGCCCTGGCGGCCGAGTACGTGGACGTGCTCCAGATTCCGGCTTTCCTCTGCCGGCAAACGGATTTGCTGATTGCCGCCGCCAAGACGGGCAAGGTGGTCAACGTGAAAAAGGGCCAGTTTCTCAACGGCGAGTCCATGCAGTTTGCCGTCGATAAGATCAAGCAGTCGGGCAATGAGCACGTGATTCTCACCGACCGTGGCAACTCCTTCGGCTATTCCGACCTGGTCGTGGACTTCCGCAACCTGCCCGCCATGCGCAGCTTCGGCGTGCCGGTGGTCATGGACGTAACCCACTCCTTACAGCGCCCCAACCAGGCCAGCGGCGTTACCGGCGGCCAGCCCGCCCTGATTGAAACCATTGCCAAAGCCGCCATTGCCGTGGGCGCCGACGGCCTGTTCATCGAAACCCACCCCACGCCGGCCACGGCCAAGTCGGACGGCGCCAACATGCTGGCCCTCGACCAGCTGGAGGCCTTGCTGGTAAAGCTCACCCGGGTGCGGGAAGCCGTGCGGTAAGGGTTTGGTTTAGTTGTTGGTTGTTAGTTGTCAGTTGTTAGGTCGTTCTAACAACTAACAACTAACAACTGACAACTGACAACTGACAACGAGCAACTACTAACCTAAGGGGCCAGCTGCTTGACGCGGTTCAGGAGCTTGTCCACGGCGTTGTCGAAGCGCAGGACAAAGTGTTGCTTGGGCTGATTGGTGCGGAAAAACACTAGGCCGATAAAGAACAGGTCGATGGTGAGGCGCACGTCGGGGTGCTGCTGGATGGTAGTCCAGGCCCGCTCCATTTCCGCCGACCAGTGGATATCGTCCAGCACGAACACGCTGCGCTCGGTGCGGTAGGGCAGGCACTGCTCGAAATAGCGCACCGTGGGCTCGTAGCGGTGGTTGCCGTCGAAAAAGGCGAAGTCCAGTGGGCCGGGCAAAGCAGCCAGGGCCGGGGCCAGCGTCTGGTCCAGGTTGCCTTCGACTACCTCGATATTGTGCAAGTTCAGCTGCTCGAAAGTTTGCCGGGCCACGGCGGCCGTCTGCGGGCAGCCTTCGAAGGTGACTACCCGGGCCCGGGAATCGGGGGAGGCCAGGTAGGCCGTGGTGATGCCCAACGACGTGCCCAGCTCCAGAATGGTGCGGGGCTGAAAGTGGTTGACGAGCCGAAACAGCAGCTGCCCGAAGGGGCGGGGCTTGGCCGCTGCCCGCACGATGCTGCTCAAACTCCGTTGCCGGCCCGCGCCGGTGTGGGAGCCAGCCCCAAAGTCGCGCACCGTAATGAGCGTGTTATCCTGGCGCAGCTGCTCCCGGCGCTTCTCGATGGGGGCGTAGGCCGCAAAAGTGCCGTCGTGGTGGATGACGTGGGCATAGAGCCCAAAAACGAACGGGGAATGCAACCCATGTGCATTCCCCGAGCGGAACAAGAAGCGGATGTAACTGAAAGCCTGGAAAAGCAAGAACGGGTGCTTAGTGCCTGGAGTATAGTGCCTGGTGAGGTAGAATCACCGTGCGAGCCTAGCGCCAGGCACTACGCTCGGAACACTGAAAAGCTTAATTCAGACGGTAGGGGACGACGAGCGTGAACTCCGGGATTTCAACGCTAAACTCGCGGCCGTCCACGAGGCGCTCCATCTGGTAAGAGCCGCACATCTTGCCCAGGCCCGACTTCAGGTTGCAGCCCGACACGTACTGGTGGGACTCGCCGGGCTCCAGCACGGGCTGCTGGCCTACCACACCTTCGCCTTCCACTTCGCGCACCACGCCGTTGGCATCGTAGATGTACCAATGGCGGCGCAGGAGCTTAACGGTATATTCGCTGCCGTTGAGAATATCAATCTTGTAGGCAAACACGTAGTGTTCCTGGGCCGGGCTGGAATAGTCCGGCAAATAATTGGTCGTAACGCTAACGGTAACGCCCTGCGTAGTCGTCGTATTCATGGCTCCTGTGCGGTTCTGTGAAGGACTAACAACCGTGTCCGGAATTTGGTTTATCTACGCAGCGGCACTCCGAAATGGACGGCCAATCCGCAAAAAACTTTCCCCTTATGTCCGTAAAGATAGAAGAAAGCTGGCGCAAGGTACTCGCCGATGAGTTCGAAAAACCATATTTTCAGCATCTGCTGAATTTCGTGCGCGGTGAATACGCCACGGCCACCGTGTACCCGCCCGGCCCGGCCATTTTCCACGCCTTCGACGCCTGCCCCTTCGACCAGGTGAAGGTCGTAATCCTGGGCCAGGACCCCTACCACGGCAAGGGCCAGGCCAACGGGCTTTCCTTCTCCGTGGCCGATGGGGTCCGGACGCCGCCTTCCCTACAAAACATTTTCAAGGAGTTGCAGGACGATATTCCGACCAGCACGCCGCCCGCCAACGGCAACCTGGACCGCTGGGCCCGGCAGGGTGTGCTGCTGCTCAACGCCACGCTCACGGTGCGGGCCAAGGAACCCGGCTCCCACCAGAAAAAAGGCTGGGAACAGTTTACCGATGCCGTGATTCAACGCATTTCCCAGCAGAAGGAGCACGTCGTCTTTATCCTGTGGGGGG of the Hymenobacter chitinivorans DSM 11115 genome contains:
- the kdsA gene encoding 3-deoxy-8-phosphooctulonate synthase — encoded protein: MIESLATALPHFRNTNSGQFFLMAGPCVIEGEDMALRIAEKVKHMTDKLQIPYIFKGSYRKANRSRLDSFTGIGDETALRILQKVGREIGVPTVTDIHESDEAALAAEYVDVLQIPAFLCRQTDLLIAAAKTGKVVNVKKGQFLNGESMQFAVDKIKQSGNEHVILTDRGNSFGYSDLVVDFRNLPAMRSFGVPVVMDVTHSLQRPNQASGVTGGQPALIETIAKAAIAVGADGLFIETHPTPATAKSDGANMLALDQLEALLVKLTRVREAVR
- a CDS encoding O-methyltransferase, yielding MHSPFVFGLYAHVIHHDGTFAAYAPIEKRREQLRQDNTLITVRDFGAGSHTGAGRQRSLSSIVRAAAKPRPFGQLLFRLVNHFQPRTILELGTSLGITTAYLASPDSRARVVTFEGCPQTAAVARQTFEQLNLHNIEVVEGNLDQTLAPALAALPGPLDFAFFDGNHRYEPTVRYFEQCLPYRTERSVFVLDDIHWSAEMERAWTTIQQHPDVRLTIDLFFIGLVFFRTNQPKQHFVLRFDNAVDKLLNRVKQLAP
- a CDS encoding uracil-DNA glycosylase → MSVKIEESWRKVLADEFEKPYFQHLLNFVRGEYATATVYPPGPAIFHAFDACPFDQVKVVILGQDPYHGKGQANGLSFSVADGVRTPPSLQNIFKELQDDIPTSTPPANGNLDRWARQGVLLLNATLTVRAKEPGSHQKKGWEQFTDAVIQRISQQKEHVVFILWGAYAQKKGEVIDEKKHLVIRSAHPSPYAADRGFFGSRPFSKTNAYLQQHGEPPIEW
- the apaG gene encoding Co2+/Mg2+ efflux protein ApaG; the encoded protein is MNTTTTQGVTVSVTTNYLPDYSSPAQEHYVFAYKIDILNGSEYTVKLLRRHWYIYDANGVVREVEGEGVVGQQPVLEPGESHQYVSGCNLKSGLGKMCGSYQMERLVDGREFSVEIPEFTLVVPYRLN